One part of the Chryseobacterium mulctrae genome encodes these proteins:
- the lepA gene encoding translation elongation factor 4, with amino-acid sequence MKNIRNFCIIAHIDHGKSTLADRLLEYTNTVTQRELQSQTLDDMDLEKERGITIKSHAIQMDYELNGEKYTLNLIDTPGHVDFSYEVSRSIAACEGALLIVDAAQSIQAQTISNLYLALENDLEIIPILNKIDLPSANPEEVTDEIMGLLGCKYEDVLRVSGKTGEGVHELLEEIVKRVPPPVGDPKAPLQALIFDSVYNPFRGIEAYFKIVNGSISKNEKIKFFATGKEYGADEVGTLKLKQVPKKTIECGDVGYLISGIKDAREVKVGDTITSFVNPADGPIDGFEEVKPMVFAGIYPIESEDFEELRFSLEKLRLNDASLVFEPESSAALGFGFRCGFLGMLHMEIVQERLEREFNMNVITTVPNVSYHGYSKKDPETAILINNPSEMIDPNLLDRVEEPYIKASIITKSDFVGAVMTLCIEKRGEIVNQSYLTADRVELTFNMPLAEVVFDFYDRLKSISKGYASFDYSPIGMRASKLVKMDILINGDMVDALSSLIHDSNAYYIGKRMCEKLRELIPRQQFDIAVQAALGAKVIARETIKALRKDVTAKCYGGDISRKRKLLEKQKEGKKKMKQIGRVEVPQSAFMAVLKLND; translated from the coding sequence ATGAAAAACATACGAAATTTTTGCATAATCGCCCATATTGACCACGGTAAGAGTACTTTGGCAGACCGTCTTTTGGAGTACACCAATACGGTGACCCAACGAGAATTACAATCTCAGACGCTTGATGATATGGATTTGGAAAAAGAACGTGGGATTACGATTAAATCTCACGCCATCCAGATGGATTATGAGCTTAATGGCGAAAAATATACTTTAAACCTTATTGATACACCGGGACACGTAGATTTTTCTTACGAAGTTTCCCGTTCAATTGCAGCTTGTGAAGGCGCACTTTTAATTGTAGATGCTGCGCAAAGTATTCAGGCACAAACAATTTCAAATTTATATCTGGCTTTAGAAAATGACTTGGAAATTATTCCGATTCTTAATAAAATAGATCTTCCGTCTGCAAATCCTGAAGAAGTTACCGACGAAATTATGGGACTTTTAGGATGCAAATATGAAGACGTTCTTAGAGTTTCTGGTAAAACAGGGGAAGGAGTTCACGAACTATTGGAAGAAATTGTAAAAAGAGTTCCGCCTCCGGTTGGAGATCCTAAAGCTCCGCTTCAAGCTTTGATTTTTGATTCTGTTTATAACCCTTTCAGAGGAATTGAAGCGTATTTTAAAATCGTAAACGGAAGTATTTCTAAAAACGAAAAAATTAAATTTTTCGCAACAGGAAAAGAATACGGAGCTGATGAAGTAGGAACTTTAAAATTAAAACAGGTTCCAAAGAAAACGATAGAATGTGGTGATGTAGGTTACCTTATTTCAGGGATTAAAGATGCCCGTGAAGTAAAAGTAGGAGATACAATTACCTCTTTTGTAAATCCTGCAGATGGACCAATTGATGGTTTTGAAGAAGTAAAACCAATGGTTTTTGCCGGAATTTACCCTATCGAATCTGAGGATTTTGAAGAATTGAGATTCTCATTAGAAAAATTAAGATTAAATGATGCTTCTTTGGTTTTCGAACCGGAAAGTTCTGCAGCATTAGGCTTCGGTTTCCGTTGCGGATTCTTAGGAATGCTTCACATGGAAATCGTTCAGGAACGTTTAGAGAGAGAATTTAATATGAACGTGATTACTACGGTTCCCAACGTTTCATATCACGGATATTCTAAAAAAGATCCTGAAACTGCAATTTTAATCAACAACCCGTCTGAAATGATTGATCCTAATCTTTTAGATAGGGTAGAAGAGCCTTATATTAAAGCTTCAATCATTACAAAATCTGATTTCGTTGGAGCTGTAATGACACTATGTATTGAGAAAAGAGGTGAAATTGTTAACCAAAGTTATCTGACTGCAGATAGAGTAGAATTGACTTTCAATATGCCATTGGCGGAAGTTGTTTTCGATTTCTATGATAGATTAAAATCAATTTCTAAAGGATATGCTTCATTCGATTACTCACCAATCGGAATGCGTGCTTCTAAATTGGTGAAAATGGACATCCTGATCAACGGAGATATGGTAGATGCTTTATCTTCATTGATTCATGATTCTAATGCATATTACATTGGTAAAAGAATGTGTGAAAAACTTCGTGAGCTGATCCCGAGACAACAGTTTGATATTGCTGTTCAGGCTGCTTTAGGAGCGAAAGTTATTGCGAGAGAAACCATTAAAGCTTTAAGAAAAGATGTTACCGCAAAATGTTATGGTGGAGATATTTCAAGAAAGAGAAAGCTTCTTGAAAAGCAGAAAGAAGGTAAGAAAAAGATGAAGCAAATTGGTAGAGTAGAAGTTCCGCAATCAGCATTTATGGCTGTTTTGAAACTGAATGACTAG
- a CDS encoding DUF1579 domain-containing protein has protein sequence MKNLFFAACAALLFIACDKAKIDVKTSTGTDSITNEEWKPVDSATANKAWMDFATPGDMQKMLAKSDGVWSGENTMWMEDGGKPMTSTSTTTNKMIFDGRYQSSEHKGNFMGMPFEGMSITGYDNAKKKFVSTWIDNMGTGLMTMEGDWDASKKSIEFKGKMTDPTRPGKDCNMREVYTFVDDTHQTLEMYGPDSKTGKEYKTMEIKYTKK, from the coding sequence ATGAAAAATTTATTCTTTGCAGCCTGCGCTGCTCTTCTATTCATCGCATGTGATAAAGCAAAAATTGACGTGAAAACTTCAACCGGAACAGATTCTATCACCAACGAAGAATGGAAACCGGTAGATTCTGCAACCGCAAACAAAGCATGGATGGATTTTGCTACTCCTGGAGATATGCAGAAAATGCTGGCAAAATCTGATGGGGTTTGGTCCGGAGAAAATACGATGTGGATGGAAGACGGTGGAAAACCTATGACAAGTACATCGACAACGACCAATAAAATGATCTTTGATGGACGATATCAATCTAGCGAACACAAAGGAAATTTTATGGGAATGCCTTTTGAAGGAATGAGTATTACAGGTTATGACAATGCTAAAAAGAAATTTGTAAGTACTTGGATCGACAATATGGGAACCGGATTAATGACCATGGAAGGAGATTGGGATGCATCCAAAAAATCAATTGAATTTAAAGGAAAAATGACAGATCCTACAAGACCCGGAAAAGACTGTAATATGAGAGAAGTTTATACTTTTGTTGACGATACTCATCAAACATTAGAAATGTATGGTCCTGATTCTAAAACAGGCAAAGAGTACAAAACAATGGAAATAAAATACACAAAAAAATAA